From Staphylothermus hellenicus DSM 12710, a single genomic window includes:
- a CDS encoding DNA-directed RNA polymerase subunit M yields the protein MVKFCPRCGGPMLPVKKKDGIYLKCTRCGYEIKADKKTAELYRMRFQVDRGKRVLTSKATEAKKLSLSPEEREILREYYEVFLETFQEEEGGGEE from the coding sequence ATGGTTAAATTCTGTCCAAGATGCGGCGGACCAATGTTACCAGTAAAAAAGAAGGATGGTATATATTTAAAATGCACTAGGTGCGGCTACGAGATTAAAGCTGATAAAAAGACAGCAGAACTTTATAGAATGAGGTTCCAGGTTGATAGAGGTAAACGGGTATTAACATCTAAGGCTACAGAAGCTAAAAAACTCTCTTTATCACCTGAGGAAAGAGAGATTCTCAGAGAATACTACGAAGTGTTCTTGGAGACTTTTCAGGAGGAAGAAGGTGGAGGAGAAGAATAG
- a CDS encoding ribosome biogenesis/translation initiation ATPase RLI, whose protein sequence is MVRVAVVDREYCKPNKCNLECIRFCPVNKTKHKKAIELSPDGKHAVIYEDICIGCGICVKKCPFNAISIVNLPDELEKNVVHRYGENMFKLYNLPIPRLGNIMGIIGRNGSGKTTSIKILSGLLKPNLGQVGADLEWDDIIRRFRGTELQTYFAKLANNEIKPIVKIQYVELVKRRLKGRVGELLKKADERGIVREVVDKLAIKHILDRKTSELSGGELQKFLVAAVLVKDADAYFFDEPCSYLDVKERLRVAQAIREFIDVSKKYIMVVEHDLMILDYISDQVSIIYGEPGVYGIVSKPYGVRTGINHYLEGYLPAENMRIRREPIHFRIQVDTRVKPETEYPILKWTNIVKTYRTSGFKLFIEAGEAYPGEVLGIIGPNGIGKTTFIKLLGGILEPDEGEVLVSVETISFKPQELSPKIFPEETVAANLRRASPSTLNPASWIYAELIRKLGLNKMLDRYVADLSGGELQKLAVAVALAKQADLYLLDEPSAYLDVEERLSVAKVIRRIIEEKRKTAMIVEHDLMLQNFVSDEVIVFSGKPGVEGYASKPMSNREGFNKLLRELGITVRRDPQSGRPRVNKPGSYLDRQQKSIGQYYMP, encoded by the coding sequence ATGGTTAGAGTAGCAGTTGTTGATCGCGAATACTGTAAGCCGAATAAATGTAACTTGGAATGCATAAGGTTTTGCCCAGTAAATAAGACCAAGCATAAAAAAGCAATAGAGCTATCCCCTGATGGTAAACATGCAGTCATATATGAGGATATATGTATTGGATGTGGAATATGTGTCAAGAAATGCCCCTTTAACGCTATCTCAATAGTTAACTTACCAGATGAACTCGAGAAAAACGTTGTTCACCGTTATGGAGAAAACATGTTTAAACTATATAATCTCCCAATACCTAGGCTAGGAAATATAATGGGTATTATAGGGCGAAACGGTAGTGGTAAAACAACAAGTATAAAGATATTGTCTGGTCTTCTCAAACCAAACCTGGGCCAGGTTGGTGCTGATCTAGAATGGGATGATATTATTAGGAGATTCAGGGGAACAGAGCTTCAAACATATTTTGCCAAGTTAGCAAATAATGAGATAAAACCTATTGTCAAGATCCAATATGTTGAATTAGTTAAGAGAAGATTAAAGGGGAGAGTGGGAGAGCTTCTAAAGAAAGCTGATGAGAGAGGTATTGTTAGAGAAGTAGTAGATAAGCTTGCCATAAAACATATTCTTGATAGAAAAACATCTGAGCTTAGCGGGGGAGAACTACAAAAGTTCCTGGTAGCAGCAGTCTTGGTTAAAGATGCAGATGCATATTTCTTCGATGAACCATGCAGTTATCTTGATGTTAAGGAGAGATTAAGGGTGGCTCAAGCAATACGAGAGTTTATAGATGTTTCTAAGAAATACATCATGGTTGTCGAGCATGATCTCATGATACTGGATTACATAAGTGATCAGGTATCGATAATATATGGTGAGCCAGGTGTTTATGGAATAGTTTCTAAACCTTACGGTGTAAGAACAGGCATAAATCATTACTTAGAAGGTTATCTTCCAGCAGAAAATATGAGAATAAGAAGGGAACCAATTCATTTCCGTATACAAGTAGATACTAGGGTCAAGCCTGAAACCGAATATCCTATATTGAAATGGACCAATATTGTTAAAACATATAGAACAAGCGGGTTCAAACTATTTATAGAAGCTGGTGAAGCATATCCAGGAGAAGTATTGGGTATAATAGGACCTAATGGGATAGGCAAGACTACATTTATCAAATTATTAGGCGGGATACTCGAACCTGATGAAGGAGAAGTTTTAGTATCTGTTGAAACTATTAGTTTTAAACCCCAAGAATTATCGCCGAAGATTTTTCCAGAAGAAACTGTAGCTGCTAATCTTAGGAGAGCTTCGCCTAGCACATTAAATCCTGCATCATGGATCTACGCTGAGCTCATAAGAAAACTTGGCTTAAACAAAATGCTTGACCGCTACGTAGCTGATCTAAGCGGTGGCGAGCTCCAAAAACTAGCAGTTGCAGTTGCGTTGGCTAAACAAGCAGATCTATACTTGCTAGATGAGCCATCTGCTTATCTAGACGTGGAGGAGAGACTCAGTGTTGCAAAAGTTATAAGAAGAATAATAGAGGAGAAAAGGAAAACAGCAATGATTGTCGAACATGACTTAATGCTTCAAAACTTTGTTAGTGATGAAGTTATAGTATTCTCTGGAAAACCCGGCGTTGAAGGATATGCTTCTAAGCCTATGAGTAATCGTGAAGGCTTCAATAAATTATTAAGAGAGCTTGGAATAACTGTTAGAAGGGATCCGCAGAGTGGTAGGCCTAGGGTTAACAAGCCCGGATCATATCTTGATAGGCAACAAAAATCCATTGGCCAATACTATATGCCCTAG
- the fbp gene encoding fructose-1,6-bisphosphate aldolase/phosphatase produces the protein MSEGEKITLSVIKADVGSISGHVMPHPDQLAAATKVLAEAKQKGLLIDFHVTHVGDDIQLIMTHRKGVDAPEIHELAWNAFKAAAKVARELKLYAAGQDLLSDAFSGNVRGLGPGVAEIEMVERKAEPVITFHADKTEPGAFNLPIFRIFADPFNTAGLVIDPRMHDGFIFEVYDVFEGKSVKLSAPEEMYDILALIGTPGRYVVRRVYRKSDNLQAAVVSVERLNLIAGKYVGKDDPVAIVRAQHGLPAAGEVLEAFSFPHLVAGWMRGSHHGPLIPVPQRYAKVTRFDGPPRVMALGWNIAKGKLIGPVDLFDDVAFDETRRLAVQIAEYMRRHGPFMPHRLGPEEMEYTTLPAVLEKLKDRFVKTEEVHVIRRHSELLSGTSEEEQK, from the coding sequence ATGTCAGAAGGTGAAAAGATAACTTTATCAGTTATCAAGGCAGACGTTGGATCAATCTCTGGACATGTAATGCCCCATCCCGATCAATTAGCAGCAGCCACTAAGGTATTAGCTGAAGCTAAGCAGAAGGGATTATTAATAGACTTCCATGTAACACACGTTGGTGACGACATACAGCTGATAATGACTCATAGAAAAGGAGTTGATGCTCCGGAAATACATGAGCTAGCATGGAACGCTTTTAAAGCTGCAGCGAAGGTTGCTAGAGAGCTGAAACTATATGCTGCTGGTCAAGACTTGTTAAGTGATGCATTCTCAGGAAATGTCAGAGGCCTTGGTCCGGGTGTTGCAGAAATTGAGATGGTTGAGAGAAAAGCAGAACCAGTGATTACATTCCACGCGGATAAGACTGAGCCTGGAGCATTTAATTTACCTATCTTCAGAATATTCGCTGATCCCTTCAATACTGCTGGTTTAGTAATTGATCCAAGAATGCATGATGGCTTCATATTCGAGGTCTACGATGTATTTGAGGGCAAATCTGTTAAGCTAAGTGCTCCTGAGGAAATGTATGATATACTAGCTCTAATAGGAACACCTGGCAGGTATGTGGTTAGAAGAGTTTATAGAAAAAGCGACAACTTACAAGCAGCTGTCGTAAGTGTTGAAAGGCTCAACTTGATTGCAGGAAAATATGTTGGTAAAGACGATCCTGTAGCTATAGTTAGAGCACAGCATGGATTACCAGCTGCAGGAGAGGTGCTTGAAGCATTCTCATTCCCACATCTAGTAGCTGGATGGATGCGTGGAAGCCACCATGGACCATTAATACCTGTCCCACAGAGATACGCTAAAGTTACAAGATTCGATGGACCACCACGTGTGATGGCGCTTGGCTGGAACATTGCTAAAGGAAAACTCATTGGCCCAGTAGACTTATTCGACGACGTAGCATTCGATGAGACAAGAAGACTAGCTGTACAAATAGCAGAATACATGAGGCGCCACGGACCATTCATGCCACACCGTCTAGGACCAGAAGAAATGGAATATACAACATTACCCGCTGTATTAGAGAAGCTTAAAGATAGATTTGTGAAGACAGAGGAAGTCCATGTAATTAGAAGGCATAGTGAATTATTATCTGGAACTAGCGAAGAAGAACAAAAATAA
- the tpiA gene encoding triose-phosphate isomerase, translated as MSLKPIVAVNYKAYYPYSFGEHAVQIARDAVKVWKETGVDIILAPPYTELYRVLKEVEGTDIKVFAQHADPVEPGAKTGYIPLEALKELGVHGVILNHSEHRLKLADINWLVKKAKKLGLQTLVCADVPETGAAVAVLEPDMVAVEPPELIGTGIPVSKAKPEVITRSVELIRKVNKDVIILTGAGISRGEDVYAAVKLGTLGVLVASAIVKSDNPYQVIKDMALNGLKALEK; from the coding sequence TTGAGTTTAAAACCTATTGTTGCAGTAAATTATAAAGCATATTATCCCTACAGCTTCGGAGAACATGCTGTACAAATAGCTAGAGACGCTGTTAAAGTATGGAAGGAAACAGGTGTAGATATTATTCTGGCACCACCATATACGGAGCTTTACCGTGTATTAAAAGAAGTAGAGGGTACAGACATTAAAGTATTCGCTCAACACGCTGACCCTGTAGAACCAGGTGCTAAGACAGGATACATTCCATTAGAAGCTTTAAAAGAGCTAGGTGTTCACGGAGTAATTCTTAACCATAGCGAGCATAGATTGAAACTAGCTGATATAAACTGGTTGGTCAAGAAAGCTAAGAAGCTTGGATTACAAACACTTGTATGTGCAGATGTTCCAGAAACAGGTGCAGCAGTCGCTGTTCTAGAACCAGATATGGTTGCTGTTGAGCCTCCAGAGCTTATAGGAACAGGTATACCTGTTAGCAAAGCTAAACCCGAAGTTATAACACGAAGTGTTGAGCTGATAAGGAAGGTAAATAAAGACGTAATAATACTTACAGGCGCAGGTATTAGTAGAGGAGAAGATGTATATGCCGCTGTAAAACTTGGAACACTAGGAGTACTAGTAGCATCAGCAATAGTTAAATCCGATAATCCGTACCAGGTAATAAAAGATATGGCGCTAAATGGGTTAAAAGCATTAGAAAAATAA
- the pyk gene encoding pyruvate kinase, producing the protein MRKVKIIATIGPSSGKYDVLTRLIQEGVNGFRINFSHGDPREWDEWVKMVREIAEEYEQEISIMGDLPGPQVRIGELPVHGIKAKQTVKLIYKDKVDEENTIPIPNKKVFEILELGDIILIDDGKIILRIIDISGNEAEAIVLNDAVLHPHKTLVVFGKEIDLPVLSEKDIDLVNYSVSRKLTYLAISFVRRASDIVIVRDIVSRMNGEIGLIAKIETRSAVRNLKDIMNVSDAIIIARGDLGMHYSLEELPALQRKIAREAIMVGKPSIVATQLLESMVNYPRPSRSEVVDVVNAVYDLVDALLLTDETAIGKYPVESVKWLKRIISSAESSIVKRRIEDTREKLELRALREKYALGLTLLAEKINAKTLIYTKTSTIPPAISRFRPQIPVYVGTSDKLIAEKLTIYYGLKPYYLKQLRNKDVDYEQGVKTLYEYLKNKEEIAYGEIIAEAYGRRETQIHEIKIRQVI; encoded by the coding sequence ATGAGAAAAGTTAAGATAATAGCTACAATAGGTCCTAGCAGCGGTAAATACGATGTATTGACGAGGCTTATACAGGAGGGGGTGAATGGTTTTAGAATTAATTTCAGCCATGGAGATCCTCGTGAATGGGATGAATGGGTTAAAATGGTTAGAGAAATTGCTGAAGAATATGAACAGGAAATATCTATAATGGGCGACTTACCAGGCCCCCAGGTAAGAATAGGGGAACTACCAGTACATGGGATTAAGGCTAAACAAACCGTTAAGCTTATCTATAAAGATAAGGTTGACGAGGAAAACACTATACCTATTCCTAATAAGAAGGTTTTCGAAATACTAGAGCTCGGAGACATAATATTAATCGATGACGGAAAAATAATTCTTAGAATAATAGATATTAGCGGGAACGAAGCTGAAGCAATAGTATTGAATGATGCAGTATTGCATCCACATAAAACTCTTGTAGTCTTTGGCAAGGAGATAGACTTGCCTGTTCTAAGCGAGAAAGACATTGATCTAGTAAATTATAGTGTCTCGAGAAAACTAACATATTTAGCCATCAGCTTCGTCCGTAGAGCAAGTGATATAGTTATTGTTAGAGATATTGTTTCAAGAATGAATGGAGAAATAGGATTAATAGCTAAAATAGAGACTAGATCAGCTGTTAGGAACTTAAAAGACATAATGAATGTATCAGATGCTATCATAATAGCTCGCGGAGATCTAGGTATGCATTACAGCTTAGAAGAACTACCAGCTCTACAAAGAAAAATCGCTCGCGAAGCAATAATGGTTGGAAAACCCAGTATTGTTGCTACACAACTATTAGAATCAATGGTTAACTATCCAAGGCCTAGTAGGAGCGAAGTAGTCGATGTAGTTAATGCAGTATATGACCTAGTGGATGCCTTACTATTAACCGATGAAACAGCTATAGGTAAATACCCTGTTGAATCAGTTAAGTGGTTGAAGAGAATAATAAGCTCGGCTGAATCAAGCATTGTGAAGAGAAGAATCGAGGATACACGTGAAAAACTAGAGTTAAGAGCGTTGAGGGAAAAATATGCTTTAGGACTAACACTTTTAGCGGAGAAAATAAATGCAAAAACACTAATATATACAAAAACCTCTACAATACCTCCAGCAATATCACGTTTTAGGCCACAGATCCCAGTCTATGTAGGCACAAGTGATAAGTTAATAGCGGAAAAACTAACAATATACTACGGCTTAAAACCATACTATCTAAAACAACTCAGAAACAAAGACGTAGACTACGAACAAGGAGTGAAAACACTGTATGAATACTTAAAGAATAAAGAAGAAATAGCATATGGCGAAATAATAGCAGAAGCTTATGGAAGAAGAGAAACACAAATTCACGAAATAAAAATTAGGCAGGTCATATGA
- a CDS encoding YunC family protein — protein sequence MKAPYSTISVKIINIDNKKLVGVEIELPNAPPLIILRGDKGFVMCGYLDIKVADKLGLVAARVTGVKSIDEMLEKEIVEVTSKASEHGILPGMKVRDIISKL from the coding sequence ATGAAGGCTCCATACTCAACCATATCTGTGAAAATAATCAATATAGATAATAAGAAACTAGTTGGGGTAGAAATAGAATTACCTAATGCACCACCACTAATAATACTTCGCGGAGACAAAGGATTCGTTATGTGTGGATACTTAGACATAAAGGTTGCAGACAAACTTGGATTAGTAGCTGCACGAGTAACTGGGGTTAAAAGCATTGATGAAATGTTGGAGAAAGAAATAGTTGAGGTAACAAGTAAAGCATCTGAACACGGAATACTCCCTGGAATGAAGGTTAGAGATATTATTAGCAAATTATAA
- a CDS encoding TIGR00304 family membrane protein, translating into MIDQSLLWFTGILLILIGFIILLYGLMGGGEEGSKKNVEAGGVVIIGPIPIVFGTSHRITVILLVLAIILVAILIIYYVLPFYMPINK; encoded by the coding sequence ATGATTGATCAAAGCCTTCTCTGGTTTACAGGCATACTACTAATACTTATTGGCTTCATAATCTTATTGTATGGACTAATGGGTGGTGGGGAAGAAGGCTCTAAGAAGAATGTAGAAGCTGGTGGAGTAGTTATTATTGGGCCTATACCAATAGTTTTCGGCACGTCTCATAGAATAACAGTTATCTTATTAGTTTTAGCAATTATTCTTGTTGCGATACTAATAATATACTATGTGCTCCCCTTCTACATGCCAATCAATAAGTGA
- a CDS encoding DUF5320 domain-containing protein → MGRGWFWHGPWPGKGAWSYIPPWERPGWIIKHNVWTSTMPKYKIQAEIEALESYKKALEEELKMVEERIKSLKKQMTTE, encoded by the coding sequence ATGGGAAGAGGATGGTTCTGGCATGGTCCCTGGCCTGGAAAAGGAGCGTGGAGTTATATACCTCCATGGGAGAGGCCTGGATGGATTATAAAACATAATGTATGGACTAGTACTATGCCTAAATATAAGATTCAAGCGGAGATTGAAGCGCTTGAATCTTATAAGAAAGCACTTGAAGAAGAACTTAAAATGGTGGAAGAAAGGATCAAATCCTTAAAGAAACAAATGACAACAGAGTAA
- a CDS encoding DUF1512 domain-containing protein, with protein sequence MANTDWGTIITQLIWLLFFIMIFTGANQKIQMKLWSIDIRNKLSIIKRYIDEDQARIENILKNLGVQTPSVLIKRANNFFTIDPVTIEPTDIIKRMEHLIRTSDKSFRKLVSLYLPSLDKHERSLVETSISILSTLNLIYKVIKHYLISSEKENNWVLLMQLELIMPQIMKLVETYHEALDPFITGKPIGDGAGPLIAHRIIENGRVVSKKVVEDTSITEVWLDNRRIFIIKAEGPGSNVGRPGYVLAKIVDELRGSVDLIITIDAALKLESEERGEIAEGVGAAIGDPGPEKIAIERAATKYEIPLRALVVKMDLEDAIYTMKKDIYEACERAYEYVRKLVKELTTPKSTIIIAGIGNTMGVPG encoded by the coding sequence TTGGCAAATACTGATTGGGGAACAATTATAACACAGTTGATCTGGTTATTGTTCTTTATAATGATATTTACAGGCGCTAATCAGAAGATCCAGATGAAGCTTTGGAGTATTGATATAAGAAATAAACTCTCAATTATTAAGAGATATATTGATGAAGACCAAGCACGTATAGAGAATATTTTAAAGAATCTAGGTGTTCAGACTCCTTCAGTACTGATTAAGCGTGCAAATAATTTTTTCACAATAGACCCTGTAACTATAGAGCCAACAGACATTATTAAGCGTATGGAGCACTTGATAAGAACCAGTGATAAGAGTTTTAGAAAACTAGTCTCCCTATACTTGCCAAGCCTAGATAAGCATGAGAGAAGCCTTGTTGAAACAAGTATTTCTATACTTAGTACTTTAAACCTAATATATAAGGTGATCAAACACTATCTGATCAGTAGTGAGAAAGAAAATAACTGGGTTCTACTAATGCAGCTTGAACTAATTATGCCCCAGATAATGAAGCTTGTTGAAACATATCATGAAGCTCTAGACCCGTTTATAACGGGTAAGCCTATAGGTGATGGGGCAGGCCCATTAATAGCTCATAGAATAATCGAAAATGGAAGAGTTGTTTCGAAAAAAGTCGTCGAGGATACCAGTATTACTGAGGTTTGGCTAGATAATAGAAGAATATTTATTATAAAAGCTGAGGGTCCAGGAAGCAATGTGGGCAGACCTGGATATGTTTTAGCAAAGATTGTCGATGAGTTGAGAGGCAGTGTTGATTTAATAATTACTATTGATGCAGCTCTCAAGCTTGAAAGCGAGGAGAGAGGTGAAATTGCTGAAGGAGTTGGTGCAGCTATAGGTGATCCAGGACCTGAGAAAATAGCTATTGAAAGAGCCGCTACAAAATATGAAATCCCATTGAGAGCCTTAGTTGTTAAGATGGATCTCGAAGACGCTATATACACTATGAAGAAGGATATATATGAAGCATGTGAGAGAGCATATGAGTATGTTAGAAAACTTGTTAAGGAATTAACAACACCTAAATCAACAATAATAATCGCAGGAATAGGAAACACAATGGGTGTGCCTGGATGA
- the map gene encoding type II methionyl aminopeptidase, translating into MSLSEEAISKLLKAGEIAKKVREEAARIAKPGMKLFELAEHVERRIRELGGEPAFPVNLSINEVAAHYTPIVNDDTVIPDNAVLKIDLGVHIDGYIADTATTVSFNPAYEGLLEASRTALEKALETVKPGIRVNMIGKIIEETIASYGYKPIRNLTGHSIDRYLIHAGKSIPNYNDLFTRWKLVEGVYAIEPFATNGAGLVREGSIATIYSLTPRRRTRLTLREKRLFNKIWSERRTLPFCERWYVGLFNGVEGLRNTLRIMQKHRVIYAYPVLIERGGGLVSQFEHTFIIYGKDIIITTK; encoded by the coding sequence ATGTCGTTATCTGAGGAAGCTATATCTAAGCTATTGAAAGCTGGAGAGATAGCTAAAAAAGTTAGGGAGGAGGCTGCTAGAATAGCTAAGCCCGGCATGAAACTATTTGAGCTCGCAGAACATGTTGAGAGGAGAATAAGGGAGCTTGGCGGCGAGCCAGCTTTCCCTGTTAATTTAAGTATTAACGAAGTTGCTGCACATTATACTCCTATTGTGAATGATGATACAGTTATACCTGATAATGCGGTTCTCAAAATAGATCTTGGAGTACATATTGATGGATACATAGCTGATACTGCCACCACTGTATCCTTCAACCCTGCATATGAGGGTCTTCTCGAAGCTAGTAGAACAGCTCTCGAAAAAGCACTTGAAACAGTAAAGCCAGGGATAAGGGTTAATATGATCGGGAAAATTATTGAAGAAACAATTGCTTCTTACGGATACAAACCTATTAGAAACCTTACTGGACATAGTATTGATCGTTACCTTATACATGCTGGAAAAAGTATACCCAACTATAATGATTTGTTTACGCGTTGGAAACTAGTAGAGGGAGTATATGCTATTGAGCCCTTTGCAACAAACGGAGCTGGACTGGTAAGGGAAGGATCAATAGCTACAATATATTCTCTCACACCACGTAGAAGAACCCGTTTGACTCTTCGTGAGAAGAGATTATTTAATAAAATATGGAGTGAGCGTAGAACGTTACCATTTTGTGAAAGATGGTATGTTGGATTATTTAATGGTGTTGAAGGGTTAAGAAATACTTTAAGGATTATGCAAAAACATAGAGTAATATATGCTTATCCAGTTCTTATAGAAAGAGGCGGAGGCTTGGTTTCACAGTTTGAACATACATTCATTATATATGGGAAAGACATTATTATTACAACTAAGTGA
- a CDS encoding metal-dependent hydrolase → MGHSAFEIVLTGLDGTEKTILIDPWIENPLSPVKLSDYKNRKIDYIFVTHDHSDHLGNAIEIAKETGAKIVGIFEIALYAQEKGVQSIDGNIGGKLNIPDLFAVLTPAWHSSNRGAPTGVVVGGKDVTIYHAGDTGLFMEMSLIGELYGPDIALLPIGGHYTMGVKEAAKAVQLIRPKIAIPMHYNTFPPIKADPEGFKKLVESTTPTKIVILKPGETFTYP, encoded by the coding sequence TTGGGGCATTCAGCCTTCGAAATAGTCTTAACAGGCCTTGATGGAACTGAAAAAACAATCCTCATTGATCCATGGATAGAAAACCCGTTGAGCCCAGTAAAGCTGAGTGATTATAAGAATAGGAAAATAGATTATATATTCGTAACACATGATCATAGTGATCACCTGGGAAACGCTATTGAGATAGCTAAGGAGACAGGAGCGAAAATCGTTGGAATATTTGAAATCGCATTATATGCTCAAGAAAAAGGTGTCCAGAGTATTGATGGAAACATTGGTGGGAAACTGAATATACCAGATCTTTTCGCTGTATTAACGCCTGCATGGCACAGCAGTAATAGAGGAGCGCCTACAGGCGTTGTTGTAGGAGGAAAAGATGTAACAATATATCATGCTGGAGACACAGGATTATTTATGGAGATGAGCTTAATCGGAGAATTATATGGTCCAGACATAGCATTACTACCAATAGGCGGTCATTACACCATGGGAGTGAAAGAAGCAGCTAAAGCAGTCCAGCTTATAAGGCCTAAGATAGCTATACCAATGCACTACAACACGTTTCCACCAATAAAAGCTGACCCAGAGGGATTCAAGAAACTCGTAGAATCAACTACTCCAACAAAAATAGTAATCTTAAAACCGGGCGAAACATTCACATATCCATAG
- a CDS encoding tyrosine--tRNA ligase: MNIDDKVYLASRNTVEIVTLEDLKKVFEEKEHLRGYIGFEPSGLVHVGWLVWMNKVRDLLEAGVDFYVLEATWHAYINDKLGGDLDLIRKAARLVRKVMEGFGIDVSRIKFVDAEELVSDKDYWETLIRSAKNVSLARVKRALTIMGRKSDEAETDFSKLIYPLMQVSDIFYLDLDIVLGGTDQRKAHMLARDIAEKIGRKKPIAIHTPIITGLKGPGRRMDVVGEIDEVYAAHKMSKSKPETAIFVHDSPEEIKAKIRKAYCPPRKTMFNPIIEINKYLLFATPGFKLYVDRPEKYGGPLTIESYDELEKLYVEGKIHPLDLKNATAEALNKLLAPIREKLRRDPEAREILETLLKTKITR; encoded by the coding sequence ATGAACATAGATGACAAAGTTTATTTGGCGTCGAGAAACACGGTAGAAATTGTTACGCTTGAAGATTTAAAGAAGGTTTTCGAGGAAAAAGAACATCTCAGAGGATATATTGGTTTTGAGCCTAGTGGTCTTGTTCATGTTGGATGGCTTGTATGGATGAATAAGGTTAGAGACTTATTAGAGGCGGGCGTTGATTTCTATGTTTTAGAAGCCACATGGCATGCATACATAAATGATAAACTAGGTGGAGACCTAGATCTTATACGGAAAGCCGCTAGGCTTGTTAGAAAAGTAATGGAGGGTTTCGGAATAGATGTTTCTAGGATAAAATTTGTTGATGCCGAAGAACTAGTATCGGATAAGGATTACTGGGAAACACTTATTCGCTCAGCTAAAAATGTTAGTTTAGCAAGAGTGAAGAGAGCACTAACGATTATGGGTAGGAAAAGCGATGAAGCTGAAACGGATTTTTCAAAACTAATATATCCATTAATGCAGGTCAGCGATATATTTTATTTAGACCTAGACATTGTATTGGGAGGAACTGATCAGAGAAAAGCCCATATGTTAGCAAGAGATATCGCTGAGAAAATAGGTAGAAAGAAACCTATTGCTATTCATACACCAATAATAACGGGTCTGAAAGGACCAGGCAGGAGAATGGATGTTGTCGGGGAAATCGACGAAGTATATGCTGCTCATAAGATGAGCAAGAGCAAGCCGGAAACAGCTATATTTGTCCACGACTCGCCGGAGGAAATAAAAGCTAAGATTAGAAAAGCATATTGTCCACCACGTAAAACAATGTTTAACCCGATAATAGAGATCAATAAATACCTGTTATTTGCAACACCCGGATTCAAACTATATGTAGACCGTCCGGAAAAATATGGTGGACCATTAACTATTGAATCATATGATGAACTAGAGAAACTATATGTCGAGGGAAAAATACATCCGCTTGACCTAAAAAATGCTACGGCAGAAGCATTGAACAAGCTTCTCGCACCAATAAGGGAAAAACTAAGAAGAGACCCGGAAGCCAGAGAAATTCTCGAAACATTGTTAAAGACAAAAATAACTCGTTAA